The window CCTTTTTCCGCGGTTATGCTTATCTATCTGATGCGTATTGTAGCAGGGTTGAAGTTTTTTTACCATGCCGGGCCGGTTTTATTGCAATCTCAATCCCTTATGCGTCTCGTAGGATTTAATGGCCATGAGGTCAAGCAGGGCGTTAACCGGCGAAGTCTTGATAAATCGAAAACTGACTGGGAGGACAAAAAGAACACCGCGATAAGGGGACCGGTTTGTCCGGAATTTATAGCATCGTTTATTGTCGCTATTACCGGCAAAACCCTGGAGCGGGTTTTTAATAAAATCATTTCAATATTGGCGGCGAACTCATTTTTCCCTCGTAAAATAAAGGCATTGCTTGATGCCTCCGACCTTGAATCCACCGAGCGATGCGAGAGCCGGGGTAAGGTGACCAAGGAAAAAGGCCCTGAACTCAGGCGACGCAGGGGAAGAATCAAAAAGATCAGGGTCACGGTGTTTGGTTTCAAGATATGGGTGGTTTGGGACCCGAACAGTGGTCTTCCCATTGCCATGCGTTTTGCCACTATTGAGACCCACGATGTTCTTCTGGCAAGAGAGGTTATAGAGCAGGCCATTACCAACCTTGGAGAACATGCCGTGATTGTCTCTATTGCCCTGGATCGCGGTTTTATGTGCGGCAAGCTGTTATGGTGGCTCAATAGCAAAGGGATCATCTTTTATATTCCGGCAAAGTCAAACCAATATGTCTACGATGACGCCCTCTCGCTGGTGGAAACAGGCAACCGTGTCACAAGAGAGCGTAAGAGAACCACAGGGCATGGAAAGAACAGGAAGCAGGTTATCGACACCTGGGATGTTGTAGGGCTTGAGGGGTTGACGACCGCCGGGTTTTACGGTGAACTTGGCAGCGGCAGCCATGAAAACAGAAACGATTTTATACCAGATCCCATTAACGCGGTAGTTG is drawn from Syntrophales bacterium and contains these coding sequences:
- a CDS encoding transposase, with the protein product MDIIKNASETIFKRLVWHTAKRDQAGIAEKLTNEQEVHEIYGLGDAGLFDEFFCFLDELGIMKVLEQLAPRRRCKRQSPVPFSAVMLIYLMRIVAGLKFFYHAGPVLLQSQSLMRLVGFNGHEVKQGVNRRSLDKSKTDWEDKKNTAIRGPVCPEFIASFIVAITGKTLERVFNKIISILAANSFFPRKIKALLDASDLESTERCESRGKVTKEKGPELRRRRGRIKKIRVTVFGFKIWVVWDPNSGLPIAMRFATIETHDVLLAREVIEQAITNLGEHAVIVSIALDRGFMCGKLLWWLNSKGIIFYIPAKSNQYVYDDALSLVETGNRVTRERKRTTGHGKNRKQVIDTWDVVGLEGLTTAGFYGELGSGSHENRNDFIPDPINAVVVLHDPYREKNPDVKTLVILTNGPASKPLKVYDGYDARSEIENSLFRESKQGWFIKRPPENSKAGFLVHAYLTILTMALTRAFRDWMIKQEELEDAGEDTGIRKFRQKVRQENSNKCIVFHYDRYAIFYLYEILILCGKTVLKPRGVPDKITREDVLRKHGALLE